A DNA window from Acidobacteriota bacterium contains the following coding sequences:
- a CDS encoding RNA polymerase sigma factor RpoD/SigA, producing MTKGPLILHIGPHLPSGRAGVGTGRARGTGRPGSRRVSRRAGKAVRLGGSLREPGREILASRGRKKKSSADSTVAGAAPAAASAPAAVPQTTPNSDKTILSRYFSEIREYPLLTKEQEQQLARRVQQGDPEAFERLVASNLSFVVKVASEYRNLGLPLEDLLNEGNLGLIEAARRYDPSKGTKFITYAIWWIRKSILKALADQVNLVRVPSYQMKKVKEVRETERALRKELGRTPKRHEIGERLDVSVKKVDQVLQVNTKELSIDDTVSRESTTPVSDYLVDEDADSPETSLLRREGMTLVGKALRYLSEQERIVIMHRFGLDGCPIMTLKEIGEKMGVSRERVRQIETQAKLRLRRMFSRPRGFKAAVRRALKRRGR from the coding sequence TTGACGAAAGGGCCGCTCATCCTTCATATTGGACCGCACCTGCCATCCGGTCGGGCCGGTGTGGGGACGGGCCGCGCCCGCGGGACCGGCCGGCCGGGGTCGCGGCGGGTGTCGCGCCGCGCGGGGAAGGCGGTGCGATTGGGTGGTTCCCTCCGGGAGCCGGGGCGGGAGATCTTGGCCAGTCGGGGACGCAAGAAGAAGTCGTCCGCAGACTCGACGGTCGCGGGCGCCGCGCCGGCCGCGGCGTCGGCCCCGGCGGCGGTCCCCCAGACCACGCCCAACAGCGACAAGACGATCCTCAGCCGCTACTTCAGCGAGATCCGCGAATACCCCCTTCTCACGAAAGAGCAGGAGCAACAGCTCGCGCGCCGCGTCCAGCAGGGAGATCCCGAGGCGTTCGAGCGGCTCGTCGCCTCCAACCTCTCGTTCGTCGTCAAGGTCGCCAGCGAGTACCGGAACCTGGGCCTCCCGCTGGAAGACCTTCTTAACGAGGGGAACCTCGGCCTGATCGAAGCTGCGCGGCGGTACGATCCGTCGAAGGGGACGAAGTTCATCACCTACGCCATCTGGTGGATCCGCAAGTCGATCCTCAAGGCGCTGGCCGACCAGGTCAACCTGGTGCGCGTTCCCAGCTACCAGATGAAGAAGGTGAAGGAGGTCCGCGAGACCGAGCGGGCGCTCCGCAAGGAACTCGGGCGGACGCCGAAGCGTCACGAGATCGGCGAGCGCCTCGACGTCTCCGTGAAGAAGGTCGACCAGGTCCTCCAGGTGAACACCAAGGAGCTGTCGATCGACGACACGGTCAGCCGCGAGAGCACCACGCCGGTGAGCGACTACCTGGTCGACGAGGATGCCGACTCGCCGGAGACGAGTCTTCTGCGCCGGGAGGGGATGACGCTGGTGGGGAAGGCGCTGCGCTACCTGTCCGAGCAGGAGCGCATCGTCATCATGCACCGCTTCGGCCTCGACGGCTGCCCGATCATGACGCTCAAGGAGATCGGCGAGAAGATGGGCGTGAGCCGCGAGCGCGTCCGGCAGATCGAAACGCAGGCCAAGCTGCGCCTGCGGCGGATGTTCTCGCGGCCGCGCGGCTTCAAGGCCGCCGTGCGCCGCGCCCTGAAGCGCCGCGGCCGCTGA